In Microbacterium foliorum, the following proteins share a genomic window:
- a CDS encoding response regulator, whose protein sequence is MSHTDAPIRVLLVDDHAMLRAGFRTILDTQRDITVVGEAATGAEAVAQASTLRPDVITMDVQMPDMDGIEATRRIVADPQVGAAIAIVTTFDRDDYLYQALDAGASGFLLKNAGAEDLIAAVRALAAGDGMLAPEVTRRVLARFTTASATASNPASAPTSAPASAPAPSQVAATVLADPLTDREAEVLVLLADARSNAEIASALFIGEATVKTHVSRILQKLGARDRVQAVVLAHRMGLT, encoded by the coding sequence ATGAGCCATACCGACGCGCCGATCCGAGTCCTGCTCGTCGACGACCACGCGATGCTGCGCGCCGGATTCCGGACGATCCTCGACACGCAGCGCGACATCACGGTGGTCGGCGAGGCGGCGACCGGTGCCGAGGCGGTGGCGCAGGCATCGACTCTTCGCCCGGACGTCATCACGATGGACGTGCAGATGCCCGACATGGACGGCATCGAAGCCACGCGGCGGATCGTCGCAGACCCGCAGGTCGGGGCGGCCATCGCGATCGTGACGACGTTCGATCGCGACGACTACCTCTATCAGGCGCTGGATGCCGGAGCGAGCGGGTTCCTGCTCAAGAACGCCGGCGCGGAGGATCTCATCGCGGCGGTCCGCGCTCTCGCAGCGGGCGACGGGATGCTGGCGCCCGAGGTCACGCGCCGGGTGCTGGCTCGGTTCACCACAGCATCCGCCACAGCATCCAACCCGGCATCCGCGCCGACATCCGCGCCGGCGTCCGCCCCCGCGCCGTCGCAGGTCGCCGCGACTGTGCTCGCCGACCCGCTCACCGACCGAGAGGCCGAGGTGCTCGTGCTGCTGGCTGACGCCCGCAGCAACGCCGAGATCGCGAGCGCCCTGTTCATCGGCGAGGCCACCGTGAAGACGCACGTCTCACGCATCCTGCAGAAGCTCGGCGCGCGGGACCGCGTGCAGGCCGTCGTGCTCGCGCACCGCATGGGACTCACGTAG